Genomic DNA from Halorussus rarus:
CGCGAGTCAGAGCAGGCCGAGGTCCGAGAGGTCGTCCCGGAGCTGTTCGCGGTCCTCGTCGTCCATCGTCCGGAGCGGGCTCCGGAGCGGCCCGACGTCGAACCCGACGTCCCGGAGGCCGAGCGCGGTCTTGACCCCCGCCATGTACGGGCCGCGCTTCAGGGCCGACCGCACGTCGTACACCTCGCTCTGGAGCCGGCGGGCGCGCTCCTCGTCGCCCTCGTCGTAGGCGTCGTAGAGGTCCGCGACCAGTTCCGGGAAGGCGTTGGCGACCGCGCTCACCAGCCCCGCGCAGCCGACCTCCAGGCCGGGGAACAGCAGCGAGTCCGACCCCGCGAGGAACGTGAGTTCCGGGTGGGCGTCGATGGCCTGGCCGAGCCACGGCACGTCCTTGCTGGAGTCCTTGAGCCCGACCAGGTTGTCGATGTCGGCGAGCGCGTCGAGCGTCTCCAGCGACAGCGAGTTGCCGGTCTTGCTCGGGATGTGGTAGACGTACACGGGGAGGTCGACCGCCTCGGCGACCCGCCGGTAGTGGGCGACCGCCGCGTCGTGGTCGAGCGGGTAGTAGTACGGGGTGACGACCACGACGCCGTCGGCGCCGACCCGCTCGGCGTGCCGGGCGTGGGCCTCCGTCTCGCGCGTGCTGGGTGCGCCGACGCCCGCGATGACCGGGACGTCGCCGTCGATCTCCCCGACCACGGCCTCGACCACGCCCTCGCGCTCGTCGGGGGTCAGCAGCGGGAACTCGCCGTTGGTCCCGAGCGGGAAGACGCCGTGGGCGCCCCGGTCCGCGACGAAGCGGGCGTGGGCCGCGGTCGCCTCGTAGTCGACCGATTCGTCCGCGTCGAACGCCGTGACGGTCGGCGGGACGACCCCGTGCAGACCGACGGGGTCGTCGCTACCGGGCGCCGGTGCGTTGTTCACCATGCCGGGAAAGTGGCGGGCCGCGTCCTTAAGCGATTCCGTCCCGGCAGGACTATTTCGCGTGTGAGTAAACTTTTAGTCCCTGGGGTCACGATGAAGGTGTATGAACGTCACCGTGGAACTCACCGGCACTCTCGTCGCCCGCACCGGCACGCGCAAGGCCCGCGTGGCGGTGCCCGACGACGCGACGGTCGCGGACGTGGTGGACGCACTCGCCGACCAGTACGGCCCGCAGGTCCGCGCTGGAGTCCTGGACGGCCAGCGCCTCCGCTCGGACACCGTGGTCGTCCGCGAGTCGTTCGACTCGACCGAGACGCTCTCGACGGGGAGCCCCCTGGAGAACGGCGATACGGTCCGGTTCCGACTGAACGTCTGAAACTGGCCATTCTTCGTTTCTGGGTTCTCTCCCCCGACCTCTTTCGTCGCTTCTCTGTCGAGCGTCGACGACCGCAAGAGCGACTGGTTCACCTCGACCCCGGCGCGCGCCGGCGCGACCTCGTGTCGCGCCGAGTCGCGCGAGGGACGAGCATCGCAGGGAGGAGCGAAGTGACGACCGAGAAGCGCAGGCGGTTGGGGAGGCGTGAGGCTGTCGCGGTGCCGTGCGGTTGCGGTACATAGGTGACGGCAGTAGCTAGCTTCTACGGTGCTTCATTGGAGTTGTAACCGAAATTCTCCACAACCACAAAAATCGCTGCACGAGCCCCTCATCCCAGGTTCGCCAGCCGGTTCAGCGCGAAGATTGTCCGGAGCACGTCGCCGGCCTTGCCGCGGTCGAACACCAGCTCGTCCGTGCGAATCACGTGGTCGAGCACGTCGCGGGAGGCGTGCTCCGGGGCGGCCGCGATGCCCGCGTCGTTTTCCGCGACCCACTCCATCACCCGGAGGTCGCTCTTGCTGTCGCCCAGCACCGCCGCGAAGGGGTCGTCGATGCCCAGCACCTCGAAGGCGGCCTCGACGCCGACGACCTTGTTGAGTTCGAGGCTCCCGATCTCGGCGGCGTCGGCCTCGTAGTAGGCCACGTCGATGCGCTCGAAGGTGTCTTGAATCGGGTCGGGCACGTCCTCGGGCCCACAGTCGGGCGTCTCGCCCTCGCGTTCGAGCACGCCGCGGATCTCGGGGTCCTGCTCGACGTAGTAGGCCCGCGCCCAGTCGCCGGCGCGGTCTCCGGCTACCGAGTCGTCCCCGGCGCTCTCGTTCGGGTCTGCGTCCGCGCTCGGAGTGGCTTCCCCGTCACCGGCCTCCGCCGCGACCGCGTCGCCGAGCAGGTCGAGTTCGTACACCAGCGCGCGGTCGATGACCGCGCGGGCGTCGTCGCTGCCGGTCTCGAAGTTGGGCTTCATGGTGACGTTGAACTCGTTGCCCTGGAGGTGACACCCCCGGCGCAGTTCCTCGGGGGCCTCCGAGAGCACCCGGGAGCGCACCGCGTCGAAGATGGCCCGGACGTCGTCGTCGAGGTCGTCGTAGAGCAGGCGCTTGGTGTCCGCGCCGTGGCCGGGCGTGAACACCCCGGTGCCGGCCTCGTAGACCACCGAGAGGTCCCCGGAGTGGACGATCTCGTTGCCCAGTCCCTGGATGAGAAAGCCCTTGACGTTCTCGAGGGTCTGGCCGGTGCAGACCACGATGGGCGTGCCGGCCTCGTGGAACTCGGTCAGCAGGTGGAGCGTCTCGCGGGGGATCTCGTTGTCGGTGCCGCCGGCCGAGCGCAGGGTCTCGTCGACGTCGAGCACCAGCACGTTCACACCGCGGTCGTGCTTGGCGTGGAGGTCGAGCGCGGTGAACGCCTGGTCGCGCGTGGCCCGCGCCGCGAGCTCGCAGAAGGTCTCGCCCGTCGCGGAGAACGCCTCTCGAATCTCGGTCTTCCGGTCGTCGAGTTCGTCGCCGACCTCCTGCCAGTGCTCGAGGGCGACCCGCGAGTCGACCGGCGGGAACAGGTCCACGAAGTCCTGGAGCGCCCGGAGGGTCGCCGCGTCGAACTCGTCGTAGAGTCGATAGAGCTGGTCGTACCGCTCCATGCCGGCAGTGGGTCGCTCGCGGGGATAAAGGGCGGGGGTCGGTGTGAAAAACGGGTAGAGACATTCTTCTTGAGCTTCGGACACGATTTCTGGCTCTGAATTAAAGTGGATGTTGGGCAGGAGCTAGCTACTGCCGTCACCGATGAGTTTCCGCACAGCACCGCAACCGCGGGCCTCACCCCTCCCCAGCCTCGGCGGTCGCAGCAACGCGACCGCCTCCCTCGCGCGGCGTGGCGGACCCCGAGGGGCCGCCGTGGGAGCAAGCTCCCACGAGCCTGCACTCGCTCCGCTCGTGCAGACGCCAGCGCGCGCCGACCGCTGTCTGCCCCGGATGCTACTGGAGCGACTCGTCTCTCGAAAAGAGTCCACGTCCGCTTCCACTCACCGCACCCGGTCGAACACCGTGCAGTCGCACCGGCGACACGTCCGGCGGTTGAACCGGTAGGTCTTCCCGCAGTCGTGACACCGCCACGTCGGCCGGAGCACGTCGAGCTTCGCGTCGAGGGCTTCGGGGAGTTCCATGCCAGTCCCACGCACCGAGCCGCTAAATCCCTGACGCGTCGCTCAGTCGCCACGTCGGCGTCCGAGCGCCGGAATCGGACTCAGGACTTCTCCTCCGGGACGGCTGTCTCGGCCGCTTCGAGTCGGTCGACCCTGTCGCGGAGGTCGACGTAGTAGTCGTCGCGCTGGGTCCACAGGTAGCCCACTGCGAGTCCCACTGCGACGGCGGTCAGCGGTTCGCCCAGCGCGAGCCACGTCAGCCCGGTCAGCGCGACGCCCGCGGTCCACTCGACGGCCCGCCCGACCCGACCGAGTCGGAACCGGACCAGCCGCACTTCCAAGTCCGGCGGGGCGAGCCCTTGGAGCACGAGGACCAGTCCGGCGAACAGCACGACCGCGAACGGCACCAGGTGGACCGGATTCCCCACGTCGACGCGGAGCCGCAGCAGCGCGACCAGGTAGGCGACGGCGGCCGCGCCGGCGAGCGCGTCCCACTCCGAGAGCGAGGACATTGGACGTGGACGAAACGACGCTCGGAGTGTTAATTCTTCGGTGCTGACGGTTCGATCGCCTCGGAGACCCGTCGGTCCCCGCCGACCCCGCGTCACTCGCCAGTCGCCGCACCTTAGGCCCCCGACCTCCGAGGCACGGGTATGCTCGGCAAACTCGACCCCGACGACCTCGCTCGTGTCCTCTCGCGCACGGGTGCGCGTGATGACTCGGTACTGATGGGCCCGAAGTACGGCGAGGACGCGGCGGCGATGCGACTCGACGACGGGAGCGTCCTGGTGGCCAACTCCGACCCGCTCTCGCTGGCGAAGGAGCGACTCGGCACGCTCGCGGTTCACGTCGCGTGCAACGACGTCGCCGCCTGCGGGGCCGACCCGCGGTGGCTGACGAACGTGATGTTCCTGCCCGACGACGACCGGGAAACTCTGGACGCGCTGACGACCCAGATGGACGAGGAGGCCCGCGAGCTGGGCGTCACCATCGTCGGCGGCCACTCCGAGTTCGTCCCCGCGCTGGAGCGGCCGATGGTATCGATGACCGCGCTGGGGCTGGCCGACGAGTACGTCCCGACCGGCGGGGCCGAGCCCGGCGACAGCCTCGTCCTCACCAAGGGCGCGGGCATCGAGGGGACCGCGGTGCTGGCGACCGACTTCCGCGACGACCTCGCCCTGTCGGCCGACGTCCTCGAACGCGCCGAGGACTTCTTCGGCGACATCAGCGTCGTGCCCGACGCCCGAGTGCTCCGGGAGTCGGCCACCGCGATGCACGACCCCACCGAGGGCGGCCTGGTCACCGGACTGGTCGAACTCGCCAGCGCCTCGGGCGTCCGCCTCGAGGTCGACCGGAGCGCGGTCCCGGTCCGCGAGGAGACCGCCGAAATCTGCGAGGCGATGGGCGTCGACCCGCTTCGAATCTTCGGGTCGGGCGCGCTGCTGGCGGCGGTCCCCGAGCACGAGTGCGACGACGCCCTCGCGGCGCTCGACGCCGAGGGAATCGAGGCGAGCGAGATCGGCGTCGTGGCCGGCGAAACCGACGACCCGGGCGTCGCACTCGACGGCGACCTCGTCACCGAGGCGGTCCGCGACGACCTCTACGACCTCTGGGAGTAGGTCGCTACGCCGTTCTCTCCGGCGCACACCCATCCAGCGGGGCCACTTCTCCTGACGCAAGATGTTTACTCGATATAGAATAAATCTTTAGACCCTCCCGCCCCAACCGACACCCATGCAAGCAGTTGTCATCGAGCGGGGCGCGACCTCGCCGACGGTCGCCGAGGTGCCGCGTCCGGAGCCCGAACCCGGGGAAGCGCTGGTCCGGACGCTCCGGGTCGGCGTCGACGGCACCGACCACGAGGTCATCGAGGGGAGCCACGGTGCGTTCCCCGAAGGCGAGGAGTACATGGTGCTGGGCCACGAGGCGGTCGGCGTGGTCGTCGACGGCACCGACACGGTCTTCGAACCGGGTGACGTGGTCGCCCCGACCGTCCGACGGCGCCCCGCGTCGGGGACCAACGAGTACTTCGAGCGCGGTCAGCCCGACATGGCGCCGCCCGGCGAGTACGTCGAACGGGGCATCGACGGCGCCCACGGCTTCATGGCCGAGTACTTCACCAGCCCCGCCGAGTCGCTGGTGCCGGTGCCCGACGACCTCGCCGAGTGGGGCTTTCTGGTCGAACCCGTCAGCATCACCGAGAAGGCGCTCGACCACGCCGACGCCTCCCGGTCGGCGTTCGACTGGGAGCCCGAGACGGGACTCGTCCTCGGCAACGGGAGCCTGGGCCTGCTCACGCTCGCCATGCTCGAATCGCGCGGCTACGACCGCACCTACTGCCTGGGTCGGCGCGACCGGCCGGACCCGACCGTCGACCTCATCGAGCGGCTCGGCGCGACCTACGTCGACTCGCGGGAGACGCCGGTGCCCGAGATCCCCGACGCCCACGAGCCGATGGACCTCGTCTACGAGGCCACCGGCTACGCGAAGCACGCCTTCGAGTGCATCGAGGCGCTCGCGCCCGGCGGGGTCGGGGCGCTGCTGGGCGTGCCCGAACCCTGGGAGTTCGAGATCGACGGCGGGCGGCTCCACAAGGAGTTCGTGATGGGGAACAAGGCGCTGGTCGGCAGCGTCAACTCCGACGTCCCCCACTTCGAGGCCGCGGTCCGGACCCTCCGGGACCTCCCGGCGTGGTTCCTCGACGACCTGGTCACGGGCGTCCACGGCCTCGACGACTACCGGGCCGCATTTGCGGATGACGAAACGACAATAAAGACCGCGGTCCAATTCGACCAGATATGAAGAACGTCGACGACCTCATCGAGAGCGCGGCCGAACTCGCCGACCAGGGGCTGTCGAAGGGCGAGATCGCCGACGAGCTCAACGTCTCGCGGGAGACCGCGAGCTGGCTGGTCGAGCGCAGCGGCACCGGAACCGAGACGCCGACGACCCCGCGACCCGAACCCACCGGCGGCCCCCACGACATCCACGTCGACTGGTCGGCGCTCGGCCGGGACAGCAGCCGGCTCTACCACGCCGGGGCCGCGATGGCCGACCTCATGGCCAAGCAGGGCGAGGAGGTCGACCTGACCATCGGCATCGAGAAGGCGGGCGCGCCGCTGGCCACCGCGGTCGCGCGCGAACTCGACACCGACCTCGGCACCTACGCCCCAAGCAAGCACCAGTGGGAGGAGGGCGACATCGAGGACCTCGGCGGCACCTTCTCGCGGAACTTCGCCCAGATACGCGACCGCGAGTGTTACGTGGTCGACGACACCATCACCAGCGGGACCACCATGACCGAGACCGTCGAGTCCATCCGCGAGGAGGGCGGCACGCCGGTCGGCTGCGTCGTCCTGGTCGACAAGCAGGGCGTCGACGAGGTCGAGGGCGTCCCGGTCCACTCGCTCATCAACGTCGTGCGGGTCGGCAACGACGAGTAACGCAACTTCTTTGCGCACGGGGGCCGTATCGAACGGCATGACCTTCCAACCCGAGAGCGACCTGAGCGAGGAGGAGGTCCGCGAGCGCGTCGATTCGGCAATCGCGGACAACGACGTCGTGCTGTTCATGAAGGGCAACGAGCTGATGCCCCAGTGCGGCTACTCCCAGAAGGCGCTCGAACTCATCCAGCAGCACCGCGACGACTACGAGACCGTCGACGTGCTCGACGCGCTCCCCGAGTTCCGGACCGCGCTCGAGGACCACAGCGGGTGGGAGACCATCCCCCAGACGTTCGTCGACGGCGAGTTCGTCGGCGGCAGCGACGTGCTGGGAGAGCTCGACGAGCGGGGCGAGCTGGGCGAGACGCTGTCGGCGTAATCCGATACTAGATTGACACAATCCGGAACTGAAAGGGTAGGTCATATATGTTCGGACCACCTACGTTTCCGTGTACCGTGTCGTCAGCCGGGAACCTGCGTGTAACTCACAAATGACGGGGCAAGTATATCGACTTCACTCGACGCTCGAACTGCCGCTGGAAACTGTGTACGACCACTTCGAGGACGACCCCGACCTGCCGCCCAAGATCGCCAGCGTCGACATCACCCGGCGCAAGAACACGCTCATCATCAGCGCGGTGGCCGACGACGACAGCATCAGCAAGTACACGCCGACCGCCCAGTTGAAGGCCAGCATCTCCGAGACCCGCGTCTACACCGAGGAGGAGCAGAAGCGACGCGAGGGGCCTCGCTGGGGTGACGACGTCGAGGAAGAGGAGGAGGACGACGAACCGATGGGCGAACTCATCGAGGTCGCCGCGTTCAAGGGCGACCGGGAGACCGTCCTCCAGAACACGGCGCTCCAGTACCCGATGTTCCTCGTGCTCTGCGACATCGCGCGCCTCGCCGAGAAGGGGACGCTCACCGCGATCACCGAGCAGGACGGCGAACTCCAGGCCACCCGCATCGTCGACGGGGAGGACCGCCCCGCCTCCATCGAGGTGGTCGAGGGACCGACCTCCTCGAACTCCGGCTCCGGCGGCGTCGACTGGCGCGACAACGAGTTCATCTAAACAACCTTTTGCTGCGCTCGCGCCACGAGCGGCGCTCGCTTGCAAAACGTTGACGAAAAACACGGCGTCACCCCCTCACTCGTCCCTCGCTTGTTCGCGGCTTCGCCACTCACATTCGCGGCGCTCCGCGCCGCGCTACCGCTCGGGACTCGTCGAGGGTTCCTTGGTCTACTCGCTCACTCGCTGCGCTCGTTCGCTCGCAGTACTACCTATCGTGCGCGAGCCTCCGGTCGCTGCAAAAAGATGAAGTAATCGGGGTTCACGCGGATTCCTGTACGTCAGTCGAAGCGTCGAGGTGTGCCATCAGCCACCACGCAGAATCGCGGTAGAAGACGCCTGCAAGGTAGTTTACGCGGCCTGAAACGATGGAGAGCCGAAAAGCACTTTAGGCCGGTAATTATATCTAATTACGAACGATGGCAGAAGACTTCCCCGACTACGTGGACGTCGACTACACCGACGGCGAAGGCGAGGACCCCGAGGACTACGCTTCGATGGAGCACAAGATCGAGAAGGCCATCGAGGTCACTCGGCAGGGCCTCGAGGAGTACGAGAATCCGGCCGTGATGTGGACCGGCGGCAAGGACTCGACGCTGACGCTGTACTTCATCAAGGAGGTCGCCGACAAGTACGACCTCGAGACCCCGCCCGCGGTGTTCATCGACCACTACCAGCACTTCGACGACATCCACGACTTCGTGGATAAGTGGGCCGACGAGTGGGACCTGGAGGTCGTCTACGCCCGCAACGAGGACGTCGGCGAGTACGCCCAGGAGAACGACCTCGAACCCGGCGACGACATCCCCATCGACGCGCTGAACGAGCACAACCAGCACCACGTCCGCGACATCCTCGAGTACGAGGAGGACGAGTTCCCGTTCCTGCTCGACACCTACGTCGGCAACCACCTGCTGAAGACGGTGGCGCTCAACGACGCCATCGAGGAGCACGACATCGACGGCATCATCTCGGGCGTGCGCTGGGACGAGCAGGAGGCCCGGGCCGACGAGACGTTCTTCAGCCCGCGCCACGACCCCGACATCTACCCGCCCCACGACCGCGTCCAGCCCATCCTCCAGTTCGACGAGCGCGCGGTCTGGGACACCTTCTGGCACTACGTCGTGCCCGACACCGTCGAGGAGTACCCCGACGACGGCTACGTGCCCCAGGACCACGACGACCTGCCGAACGACCTCACGCAGGACGACATCCCGGTCAGCCCCAAGTACTTCGCCGGGTTCCGGTCGCTGGGCAGCGAGGTCAGCACCGAGAAGACCACCGAGGACCCCGCGTGGCTCCAGGACCTCGACGACACCACCGAGCGCGCCGGCCGCGCCCAGGACAAGGAGGACCTCATGGAGCGCCTCCGCGACCTGGGCTACATGTGAACCTTTTCCTGCGGTCGAGAGCGCCGTAGGCGCTCTCTCCCTGGGAAAACGTTCATGAAAAACACGTCGTCACCCCCTCACTCACGCGCTGACGGCGCGTGAGTTCGAGGGTTCCTCGGTCCGCTCGCTCACTTCGTTCGCTCGCGGTCTAACTGCTGGTGCTTGACCGCACAGTCCGCGGTCGCGGACGGCGGGTCGCGGACCGCGTCCTTTCTTTTCGATCAGTTGGCCGAATCCGGCCCGTCAGTGCATCGCCCGGTACTCGCCGTGCTTGACGCCGAGCAGGAGCGCGATCAGACCGAACACCAGCATCGACGGGGCCACCATCATCAGTACCGTGCTCGTGGCCATGAAGTCCATGGCGATGAGTCCTACCGTTCCGAGGGCGACGATGGCGAGCAACACTGCACCGGTTACAGGTGCGTTGAACTCCATACGCGACTCTCGGGACGATGAAAGCAAAAGCGTTGCTCTACTCTCCCTTGGGCCGGACGACGTCGGCCAGCGTCACCAGCAGACCCAGCAACCACCCCGTCGGCACCGAGAGACCGAAC
This window encodes:
- a CDS encoding dihydrodipicolinate synthase family protein, translating into MVNNAPAPGSDDPVGLHGVVPPTVTAFDADESVDYEATAAHARFVADRGAHGVFPLGTNGEFPLLTPDEREGVVEAVVGEIDGDVPVIAGVGAPSTRETEAHARHAERVGADGVVVVTPYYYPLDHDAAVAHYRRVAEAVDLPVYVYHIPSKTGNSLSLETLDALADIDNLVGLKDSSKDVPWLGQAIDAHPELTFLAGSDSLLFPGLEVGCAGLVSAVANAFPELVADLYDAYDEGDEERARRLQSEVYDVRSALKRGPYMAGVKTALGLRDVGFDVGPLRSPLRTMDDEDREQLRDDLSDLGLL
- a CDS encoding MoaD/ThiS family protein, with the translated sequence MNVTVELTGTLVARTGTRKARVAVPDDATVADVVDALADQYGPQVRAGVLDGQRLRSDTVVVRESFDSTETLSTGSPLENGDTVRFRLNV
- a CDS encoding HAD family hydrolase, which codes for MERYDQLYRLYDEFDAATLRALQDFVDLFPPVDSRVALEHWQEVGDELDDRKTEIREAFSATGETFCELAARATRDQAFTALDLHAKHDRGVNVLVLDVDETLRSAGGTDNEIPRETLHLLTEFHEAGTPIVVCTGQTLENVKGFLIQGLGNEIVHSGDLSVVYEAGTGVFTPGHGADTKRLLYDDLDDDVRAIFDAVRSRVLSEAPEELRRGCHLQGNEFNVTMKPNFETGSDDARAVIDRALVYELDLLGDAVAAEAGDGEATPSADADPNESAGDDSVAGDRAGDWARAYYVEQDPEIRGVLEREGETPDCGPEDVPDPIQDTFERIDVAYYEADAAEIGSLELNKVVGVEAAFEVLGIDDPFAAVLGDSKSDLRVMEWVAENDAGIAAAPEHASRDVLDHVIRTDELVFDRGKAGDVLRTIFALNRLANLG
- a CDS encoding AIR synthase family protein; the encoded protein is MLGKLDPDDLARVLSRTGARDDSVLMGPKYGEDAAAMRLDDGSVLVANSDPLSLAKERLGTLAVHVACNDVAACGADPRWLTNVMFLPDDDRETLDALTTQMDEEARELGVTIVGGHSEFVPALERPMVSMTALGLADEYVPTGGAEPGDSLVLTKGAGIEGTAVLATDFRDDLALSADVLERAEDFFGDISVVPDARVLRESATAMHDPTEGGLVTGLVELASASGVRLEVDRSAVPVREETAEICEAMGVDPLRIFGSGALLAAVPEHECDDALAALDAEGIEASEIGVVAGETDDPGVALDGDLVTEAVRDDLYDLWE
- a CDS encoding glucose 1-dehydrogenase, which gives rise to MQAVVIERGATSPTVAEVPRPEPEPGEALVRTLRVGVDGTDHEVIEGSHGAFPEGEEYMVLGHEAVGVVVDGTDTVFEPGDVVAPTVRRRPASGTNEYFERGQPDMAPPGEYVERGIDGAHGFMAEYFTSPAESLVPVPDDLAEWGFLVEPVSITEKALDHADASRSAFDWEPETGLVLGNGSLGLLTLAMLESRGYDRTYCLGRRDRPDPTVDLIERLGATYVDSRETPVPEIPDAHEPMDLVYEATGYAKHAFECIEALAPGGVGALLGVPEPWEFEIDGGRLHKEFVMGNKALVGSVNSDVPHFEAAVRTLRDLPAWFLDDLVTGVHGLDDYRAAFADDETTIKTAVQFDQI
- the gfcR gene encoding transcriptional regulator GfcR — encoded protein: MKNVDDLIESAAELADQGLSKGEIADELNVSRETASWLVERSGTGTETPTTPRPEPTGGPHDIHVDWSALGRDSSRLYHAGAAMADLMAKQGEEVDLTIGIEKAGAPLATAVARELDTDLGTYAPSKHQWEEGDIEDLGGTFSRNFAQIRDRECYVVDDTITSGTTMTETVESIREEGGTPVGCVVLVDKQGVDEVEGVPVHSLINVVRVGNDE
- a CDS encoding glutaredoxin family protein — encoded protein: MTFQPESDLSEEEVRERVDSAIADNDVVLFMKGNELMPQCGYSQKALELIQQHRDDYETVDVLDALPEFRTALEDHSGWETIPQTFVDGEFVGGSDVLGELDERGELGETLSA
- a CDS encoding DUF7110 family protein, with translation MTGQVYRLHSTLELPLETVYDHFEDDPDLPPKIASVDITRRKNTLIISAVADDDSISKYTPTAQLKASISETRVYTEEEQKRREGPRWGDDVEEEEEDDEPMGELIEVAAFKGDRETVLQNTALQYPMFLVLCDIARLAEKGTLTAITEQDGELQATRIVDGEDRPASIEVVEGPTSSNSGSGGVDWRDNEFI
- a CDS encoding phosphoadenosine phosphosulfate reductase family protein, whose product is MAEDFPDYVDVDYTDGEGEDPEDYASMEHKIEKAIEVTRQGLEEYENPAVMWTGGKDSTLTLYFIKEVADKYDLETPPAVFIDHYQHFDDIHDFVDKWADEWDLEVVYARNEDVGEYAQENDLEPGDDIPIDALNEHNQHHVRDILEYEEDEFPFLLDTYVGNHLLKTVALNDAIEEHDIDGIISGVRWDEQEARADETFFSPRHDPDIYPPHDRVQPILQFDERAVWDTFWHYVVPDTVEEYPDDGYVPQDHDDLPNDLTQDDIPVSPKYFAGFRSLGSEVSTEKTTEDPAWLQDLDDTTERAGRAQDKEDLMERLRDLGYM
- a CDS encoding DUF7333 family protein produces the protein MEFNAPVTGAVLLAIVALGTVGLIAMDFMATSTVLMMVAPSMLVFGLIALLLGVKHGEYRAMH